In Agromyces sp. G08B096, a genomic segment contains:
- a CDS encoding RidA family protein: MTLERTAVNPATWSAELGFDQGVLVSGATRTLYVSGQTAMDSDGRPQHAGDVAAQLSLSIDNLEAVLERAGMTLANLVRLNVATTDVDALFPHYGLLAARLGAAGVAPATTMLGVTRLAVPGQLVELEGTAVA, translated from the coding sequence ATGACACTCGAACGAACGGCCGTGAACCCCGCGACGTGGTCGGCCGAACTGGGATTCGATCAGGGAGTGCTGGTCTCCGGCGCGACCCGCACGCTGTACGTCTCCGGGCAGACGGCGATGGACTCCGACGGGCGGCCGCAGCACGCGGGCGACGTCGCGGCGCAGCTCTCGCTCAGCATCGACAACCTGGAGGCGGTGCTCGAGCGCGCCGGGATGACCCTCGCGAACCTGGTGCGCCTCAATGTCGCCACCACCGACGTCGACGCGCTCTTCCCGCACTACGGTCTCCTGGCCGCGCGTCTCGGTGCGGCCGGCGTCGCGCCCGCCACGACGATGCTGGGCGTCACCCGGCTCGCCGTTCCGGGCCAACTCGTCGAGCTGGAGGGGACCGCCGTCGCCTGA